CGCTGTTGCCCTTGCGGCGCCGGCGCTCGCCGGGCCGCAAGGCATCGACGTGCGGGTGAACGGGGAGCCGCTACGGATGAGCGCCGCCGCCGTCCGCGAGCGCCAGGGCCAGGTGCTCATACCGCTGCGCGCAGTGATCGAGAGCGCCGGCGGCCAGGTACGCTGGATGCCCGCGACCGACACGGCCATCGCGACGCTCGGCGACCAGCGCGTGCGCGTGCCCGTCGGCGGCTCGATGGCCGGTTGGAGCGGCGGCGACACGGGCCGCGGCCCGCTCGCCGTCGTCCAGAACGGTAACACGCTCGTGCCGCTGTGGTTCCTGCGCTCGGCGTTCGGCGCCAGCGTGCTGTACAACGCTGGGGCGCGGACGGCCTGGATCGACTTCGACGGGCAGGGCACCCGGTCGGCCGGCTACCGCGATGACTACGGCGACCGCATGGCGATGGTGGAGCGGCGCTACCGTGGCGCCTACTGGCCGGAGAACGCCCGGCAGAGTGGCGGCAGGTTCGGCGTCGGCGGGTACTACGGGCCGAACTACGGGTACGGCCCGAATTACGGCTATGGACCCTACTATGGCTATCCCAGCCCGAGCTACGGCTATCCCAACCTTAGCCACGATTACGGCCGCTACAGCGGGTACGGGGTCCCGCGCGTCGGCTCGGCCGGCTACCAGGGCTGGTGGAACGATGCTCCCGGGTACGCCACTGGCTCGCCGCCGATGTCCGTCTACGACCAGGACACGTGGGATCGCGGCAACTGGAACCCGGAGTCGGGCGACGGCCCGGGCTACACCATGCCCGATCGCCGCTATCGCTCCGGCGCCTTCGACCAGGGCTACGAGTCCGGCATCGGCGGCGACGCTGACTGGCGCGAGTACCGATCGCACTATGAGGAGCCGGCCTACCGGCGCTACCTGCGCGACCGCGATTACCAGCACTTCAAGAAGGACCGCAACGCCTGGTACCGCGACTATGACATGTTCATGGGCGGCCAGTTCCCCGCATACCGCAACTTCGCCCGGGACAACTACAGCATCGGCTACGACCGCTGTCTGCGCGATCGCGACTACCAGCGGTTCCTGAATGACGAGGATGCCTGGCGCAAGGATTACGAGGCCTTCCGCAAGGACCCGATCGGCCAGCCCAGCCCCTCCCGATCCGACCTTGAGAAGTACCGCAACCAGCGGGACGAGATGATGGCCGGTATGGACTGGTCGTGGCGCAACGACGACGCGCGGCACTTCGGGCCCGACGCGGAGGACTTCGCGGCCCCGGCCGGCCAGGACGGCTCCATGCGCTGACCTCCGGCGCATCCCGGCCAGGGGTACGGTCCCTGGCCCGGCGCGTCTCGCGCCAGCATCGTCTCTCGCCGTGGGCGTGAAGGCAGAGCCACCTTCGCGCCCGCGGCGCGTGCGGACCGCGCCCCCGAGGACGGGACGGGCGCGCGAGGGAGGGAGGCCGGCCGGGCGCGGAGAACCGGTAGCCGTCGGCCCGTCGGAGCGTGTGGGCGGGCCGGGGGAGTTGCCATGCCAGGGCGTAGATCTTCGGAGGCGGCGCAGCGAGGAGCTTTTCCACGCGAGCTTCCCGACGGTGCGCGTTCCATGTTGGAGGCCATGCCCCACGCGGCGGCGGTCCTCGGCCGCGACGGGCGCATCCTGGCCGCGAACGCCGCCTGGCCCCTGGGCGAGGCTGCGGGGCGGGAGCTCGCGGTGGACTCTCCGGACTACGAGGCCCAGCTCCGCGCACTGGCCGGCGACGGCGTGGCGCTCGATGGCGTCGCCGCCGCCGTGCTGGCCGTGGCGGCCGGACGGGACGGCGCGTACCGCGGGGCACTGGATGTGCTCCTGACGGACGGCTCGCGCCGGGTACGGGTCGATGCGCGCCCGCTGCCCTCGATGGCGGCGGGATGCGCGCTCGTGACACACGTCGCCGAGGCGCGGGATGGCACGCCCGTCACGTCCGGCGTCGCCCCAACGCTTGGCGCTCTGGTGGACGCATGCCCGCAGGCCATCGTGGTGATGGACCCGGAAGGGCGTGTACGGCTCTGGAACCACTCCTCGGAACGGCTCTTCGGCTGGACCGCCGACGAGGTACTGGGCCGGCCACTCCCGACGGTTCCGGATGGCGGCGCGCTGGAGCTCGCCGGGCTACTCGAGCGCGTGGCGGGCGGCGATTCGGTCTCGGGCGTCGAGGTGGAGCGTGTGCGCAAGGACGGCTCCCGTCTCCAGGTAGCTCTGTCGACGGCGCCGCTGCGCGATGGCGCCGGCGCCGTGATCGGGGCCATGGCCGCCTGCGCCTCCATCACCGACGAACGCCGCGCGCAGGCCGCGCTTCGCGAGAGCGAGGAGACCCTCCGCGGCTTCTTCGACGCCCCAGGCGTCTATCTGTGCGTCATCGAGCTCGAGGACGACGACTTCGTGCTGGTTCGTCCGAATCGCAGCATCGCGGACCTCTTCGGGCGGTCGGTGGAGCAGATGTCCGGGCGCTGCGGCCGCGAGCTCGGGTTCCGGCCGGGCTGGGTGCGGCGCGCGGTGGCCGCACTGCGGCGATGCCACGCCACGGGCGCGACTCTCCCCCTCGAGTTCCCGATCAGCCTTGGTCGGCGCCGTGCGTGGTTCGGCGGCAGCGTCAGTCCCGTCGTCACCTCCCCGGAGGCTCCCGCGCGCTTCAGCCTGACCGCCGAGGACCTGACCGAGCGCGTGCGCGCCGAGGAGGCGCGACGGGCCACCGAGGCGCAGCTTCGTAAGGCGATCCTGGAGGCGCCGCTGCCCATCATGCTGCACGCCGAGGACGGCGAGGTGCTTCAGATCAGCCGCGCCTGGACCGAGATCACCGGCTACACGCCGGCGGAGATCCCGACCGTGCCGGCCTGGATCGAGCGCGCCCGCGTCGGGCAGGGCGGCAGGGATGGCGCAGGGGCCCGGCGGCTCGACGCGATCAGCGACCGCCAGCACGAGGGCGAGTTCGGCGTTACGACCCGCACCGGCGAAACGCGCGTCTGGGACTTCAGTTCCGCGCCGCTCGGGCGATTGCCCGATCGGCGCCGCGTCGCCATCCGTATGGCGGTCGACGTGACCGAGCGGCAGCGGGCCGAGGAGGCCATCCGCGGCAGCGAAGCGCGGCTACGCCACATGATGGACGGGCTCCCGGCCGGCATGGTCTATATCGAGGGCGACCAGATGACGTTCAACCGGGCGGCCGCCGAGATCACGGGCTTCGGCGTGAGCCACATCGCCTCTCCGGACCGGTGGTTTGCCGCGCTCCTCGGCGACGAGGCGCCGGCCGCTCGGGCCTGGTACGAGTCGCAGAAGCAGGTGGGCTTCCCGGAGAGCCGAATGATGCGACTGCGCCGCGAGGACGGCACGGAGCGTTGGGTCGAGTTCTCGGGCTGCCTGCTGGAGGGGGCCGAGGTGTGGTTGCTCCACGACATGACGGAGCGGCGGCGGCTCGAGGAGCAACTCCTCCAGGCGCAGAAGATGGAGGGCATCGGCCGTCTGGCTGGCGGTGTGGCCCACGACTTCAACAACCTGCTGACGGCCATTCTGGGCTACGCCGAGCTGGCGCAGGCCACGATGGCGCCAGAGGATCCTCACCGCTCACACATGCAGCAGATCGAGAAGGCGACGGAGCGCGCGGCGGAGCTCACGCGCCAGCTCCTGGCCTTCGCTCGCAAGCAGATCGTCGAGGCGCGGGTCCTCAGTCTCAACGACCTGGTGCTCGGGCTGGAGAAGATGCTCCGGCGCTTGATCGGCGAGGACATCGAGGTCATCAATCGCCTGGCGCCTGAGTTGTGGCCCGTGAAGGTGGATCCCGGCCAACTCGAGCAGGTGCTCGTCAACCTCGTGGTCAACGCGCGCGATGCGATGCCGGACGGCGGAACCATCACCATCGAGACGGCCAACGCCATCGTTGAGGAGGGCTATGCGCGCCGCCACCCCGAGGTCTCGGTCGGCGCGTACGCGATGGTGGTGGTGAGCGACACCGGGCACGGCATGT
The nucleotide sequence above comes from Chthonomonadales bacterium. Encoded proteins:
- a CDS encoding copper amine oxidase N-terminal domain-containing protein, translated to MRNTLLTAAGAVALAAPALAGPQGIDVRVNGEPLRMSAAAVRERQGQVLIPLRAVIESAGGQVRWMPATDTAIATLGDQRVRVPVGGSMAGWSGGDTGRGPLAVVQNGNTLVPLWFLRSAFGASVLYNAGARTAWIDFDGQGTRSAGYRDDYGDRMAMVERRYRGAYWPENARQSGGRFGVGGYYGPNYGYGPNYGYGPYYGYPSPSYGYPNLSHDYGRYSGYGVPRVGSAGYQGWWNDAPGYATGSPPMSVYDQDTWDRGNWNPESGDGPGYTMPDRRYRSGAFDQGYESGIGGDADWREYRSHYEEPAYRRYLRDRDYQHFKKDRNAWYRDYDMFMGGQFPAYRNFARDNYSIGYDRCLRDRDYQRFLNDEDAWRKDYEAFRKDPIGQPSPSRSDLEKYRNQRDEMMAGMDWSWRNDDARHFGPDAEDFAAPAGQDGSMR
- a CDS encoding PAS domain S-box protein; this translates as MLEAMPHAAAVLGRDGRILAANAAWPLGEAAGRELAVDSPDYEAQLRALAGDGVALDGVAAAVLAVAAGRDGAYRGALDVLLTDGSRRVRVDARPLPSMAAGCALVTHVAEARDGTPVTSGVAPTLGALVDACPQAIVVMDPEGRVRLWNHSSERLFGWTADEVLGRPLPTVPDGGALELAGLLERVAGGDSVSGVEVERVRKDGSRLQVALSTAPLRDGAGAVIGAMAACASITDERRAQAALRESEETLRGFFDAPGVYLCVIELEDDDFVLVRPNRSIADLFGRSVEQMSGRCGRELGFRPGWVRRAVAALRRCHATGATLPLEFPISLGRRRAWFGGSVSPVVTSPEAPARFSLTAEDLTERVRAEEARRATEAQLRKAILEAPLPIMLHAEDGEVLQISRAWTEITGYTPAEIPTVPAWIERARVGQGGRDGAGARRLDAISDRQHEGEFGVTTRTGETRVWDFSSAPLGRLPDRRRVAIRMAVDVTERQRAEEAIRGSEARLRHMMDGLPAGMVYIEGDQMTFNRAAAEITGFGVSHIASPDRWFAALLGDEAPAARAWYESQKQVGFPESRMMRLRREDGTERWVEFSGCLLEGAEVWLLHDMTERRRLEEQLLQAQKMEGIGRLAGGVAHDFNNLLTAILGYAELAQATMAPEDPHRSHMQQIEKATERAAELTRQLLAFARKQIVEARVLSLNDLVLGLEKMLRRLIGEDIEVINRLAPELWPVKVDPGQLEQVLVNLVVNARDAMPDGGTITIETANAIVEEGYARRHPEVSVGAYAMVVVSDTGHGMSREVREHIFEPFFTTKPHGKGTGLGLATCHGIVKQSGGHIWAYSEEGRGTTFKVYLPHAEGALAAAAAGGAQGPAPRGHETILLVEDEPLVRDLAVQALRKQGYTVLSARSGREVAGLALRHPAKIDLLVTDVVMPGLSGPQVAERFREVRPDVRVLYVSGYTEDSIVRHGVLEEGVHFLSKPFTPAALARKVREVLDTPSR